The following coding sequences are from one Armatimonadota bacterium window:
- a CDS encoding radical SAM protein translates to MEGILVATYRCNARCHMCNTWQFPSTPEQEMDPKYYEKFPQLEFLNITGGEPFLRDELEDIVKIVKKKAKRICISTNGYYTDRIVALAEKFNGDIGIRISLEGLPSANDELRGLEDGFDHGLRTLLTLKRMGMKDIGFGITISDRNSADVLELYELAKHLDVEFATAVVHNTYYFHKMDNEITKQDEIAENVRKLIRELFKSKKPKNWFRAYFNHGIINYVYGGDRLLPCNMGQDIFLCEPWGDIKPCNALDEVMGNIKDQTFEEIWNSPRAEEVRKMARNCGKNCWMIGSVAPEIKKRKLEIGKWILKNKANY, encoded by the coding sequence ATGGAAGGCATTCTGGTAGCAACGTACCGCTGCAACGCGCGGTGTCACATGTGCAACACCTGGCAGTTCCCATCCACGCCCGAGCAGGAGATGGACCCCAAGTACTACGAGAAGTTTCCCCAGTTGGAGTTTCTCAACATCACCGGCGGTGAGCCGTTCCTGCGCGACGAACTGGAGGATATCGTCAAGATCGTCAAGAAGAAGGCGAAGCGCATCTGCATCAGCACGAACGGGTACTATACCGACAGGATCGTCGCCCTCGCCGAGAAGTTTAACGGCGACATCGGCATCCGCATCTCGCTCGAGGGGCTCCCCTCCGCGAACGACGAGCTCCGCGGCCTCGAGGACGGCTTCGACCACGGGCTCCGTACCCTCCTGACACTCAAGCGGATGGGGATGAAGGACATCGGATTCGGCATCACGATCTCGGACAGGAACTCCGCGGACGTCCTGGAACTGTACGAACTCGCGAAGCACCTCGACGTCGAGTTCGCGACCGCCGTCGTCCACAACACCTACTACTTCCACAAGATGGACAACGAGATCACCAAGCAGGACGAGATCGCGGAGAACGTCCGCAAGCTCATCCGCGAACTATTCAAGAGCAAGAAGCCGAAAAATTGGTTTCGCGCGTACTTCAACCACGGGATCATCAACTACGTCTACGGGGGCGACCGCCTCCTCCCGTGCAACATGGGTCAGGACATATTCCTCTGCGAGCCGTGGGGAGACATCAAGCCGTGCAACGCTCTGGACGAGGTCATGGGCAACATCAAGGATCAGACCTTCGAGGAGATCTGGAACAGCCCCCGGGCGGAGGAGGTCCGCAAGATGGCGCGAAACTGCGGGAAGAACTGCTGGATGATCGGCAGCGTCGCGCCTGAGATCAAGAAGCGGAAGCTCGAAATCGGCAAGTGGATCCTGAAGAACAAGGCTAACTACTAG
- the surE gene encoding 5'/3'-nucleotidase SurE, with amino-acid sequence MNEHGGPNILITNDDGIHAEGILALKRALDPLGNVIVVAPDRPRSASGHSITLHKPLRVNRVRLPDGSAGYSTNGTPSDCVTLGILDILEGQAALVVSGVNRGPNLGWDLTYSGTVSAAMEGAIMGVPSLAVSVASYDEHASFDYAAELSAHLAELMLRHSLPAETLLNVNVPNLPRDEISGIEVTTQGRRRYAGRIDKRTDPQGRTYYWIGGDVVPEELEPGTDGRAVADGKVSVTPVHLDLTGYGALDEVRAWGIEADDGRVGG; translated from the coding sequence ATGAACGAACACGGCGGGCCGAACATCCTCATCACCAACGACGACGGGATTCATGCGGAGGGCATCCTGGCGCTGAAGCGGGCGCTCGACCCGCTGGGAAACGTGATTGTCGTCGCCCCTGACCGCCCGAGGAGCGCCTCCGGCCACTCCATCACGCTCCACAAGCCTTTGCGCGTCAACCGCGTGCGGCTGCCCGACGGCTCTGCAGGTTACTCCACGAACGGCACCCCGTCAGACTGCGTGACCCTGGGGATACTCGACATCCTGGAGGGGCAGGCGGCGCTCGTCGTCTCCGGTGTCAACCGCGGGCCGAACCTGGGGTGGGACCTCACGTACTCCGGGACGGTGTCTGCGGCAATGGAGGGGGCGATCATGGGGGTGCCTTCGCTCGCGGTCTCGGTCGCATCCTACGACGAGCATGCGTCGTTCGACTACGCGGCGGAGTTAAGCGCGCATCTGGCTGAGTTGATGCTTCGCCATTCGCTTCCGGCCGAGACCCTGCTGAACGTGAACGTGCCGAACCTGCCGCGCGACGAGATTTCGGGTATAGAAGTGACGACGCAGGGGCGCAGGCGTTACGCGGGGCGGATTGACAAGCGCACCGACCCGCAGGGGCGCACATACTATTGGATCGGCGGGGACGTGGTTCCGGAGGAACTCGAGCCGGGGACGGACGGTCGGGCGGTGGCGGACGGCAAGGTATCGGTCACGCCGGTGCACCTGGATCTCACGGGCTACGGCGCACTGGACGAGGTGCGGGCATGGGGCATCGAGGCGGACGACGGCCGCGTCGGCGGTTAG
- a CDS encoding amidohydrolase family protein, producing MEHQIIDANTIIGVHPTHHLDLSSERLLRDMEAYKIEMGLTLSTVGIFSDHVKGNEETLELAKAEKRLVPVATVNPARYFGTGEDLRALRGAGFPICRLYPDEQGWPVDSAAVIHVVTQLAAQKLPVMINAEGAGDASRISRLMANYPAPVILCGISGANLSEALALSASRNIMVETHELHVPGALESLAERLGAERIVFGSGAPRRSIAASLYYVMYSEMSDEQKQLVLGGNIKRVLEAA from the coding sequence ATGGAACACCAGATCATTGACGCGAACACCATCATCGGGGTGCATCCGACGCATCATCTCGACCTGTCCTCGGAGCGGCTGCTCAGGGACATGGAGGCGTACAAGATCGAGATGGGGCTGACGCTCTCGACGGTCGGGATCTTCAGCGATCACGTGAAGGGGAACGAGGAGACGCTCGAACTGGCGAAGGCGGAGAAGAGGCTCGTGCCGGTGGCGACGGTAAACCCGGCGCGCTACTTCGGGACGGGCGAGGACCTGCGAGCGTTGCGCGGGGCGGGCTTTCCGATCTGCAGGCTGTACCCTGACGAGCAGGGGTGGCCGGTTGACTCGGCGGCGGTCATACACGTGGTGACCCAGCTTGCCGCGCAGAAACTGCCCGTTATGATAAACGCGGAGGGGGCGGGCGACGCGTCGAGGATATCGCGGCTGATGGCGAACTACCCGGCGCCCGTGATCCTTTGCGGGATCAGCGGCGCGAACCTGAGCGAAGCGCTGGCGCTGTCGGCGTCGCGGAACATCATGGTGGAGACGCACGAGCTTCACGTGCCCGGCGCGCTGGAGTCGCTGGCGGAGCGGCTGGGGGCGGAGCGCATCGTATTCGGATCGGGTGCGCCGAGGCGTTCGATCGCGGCGTCGCTTTATTACGTAATGTATTCCGAGATGTCGGACGAGCAGAAGCAACTCGTGCTCGGGGGGAACATCAAGCGGGTGCTGGAGGCGGCATAG
- a CDS encoding amidohydrolase family protein, whose amino-acid sequence MAIDIRVNYTDTDAVGRAFGTEGLVKAMDRYKIEAAVLTSRLAVECDFRRGNEELHQVLKGDERLYGYFVANPNYPGETVEMMRERMNSPKFLAAALYFGSTKPYPNAEDFDEILNGFRRFGKPGFIHTTDQQSVDAAEEIAQAFPGIQFILGGMGGADWKRAVNAADRRVNIFLETSGSYDAEKIAYAVEKVGAHRILFGSDQPFADPAAMLALIKSSGISEESMAKIAGQNARSVFEEMGNKG is encoded by the coding sequence ATGGCGATAGACATCAGGGTAAACTACACGGACACGGACGCAGTGGGGAGGGCCTTCGGCACTGAGGGCCTGGTGAAGGCTATGGACCGCTACAAGATCGAGGCGGCGGTGCTCACGTCTCGGCTGGCGGTGGAATGCGACTTCCGGCGGGGCAACGAGGAGCTGCATCAGGTATTGAAGGGCGACGAGCGGCTCTACGGGTACTTCGTTGCGAACCCGAACTACCCAGGGGAGACGGTGGAGATGATGCGGGAGCGCATGAACTCGCCTAAGTTCCTGGCGGCGGCGCTCTACTTCGGCTCGACGAAACCTTACCCGAACGCGGAGGACTTCGACGAGATACTGAACGGCTTCAGGCGGTTCGGCAAGCCGGGATTCATCCACACGACGGACCAGCAGTCGGTGGATGCGGCGGAGGAGATCGCGCAGGCGTTCCCCGGGATACAATTCATTCTCGGCGGGATGGGCGGGGCGGACTGGAAACGGGCGGTGAACGCGGCCGACCGAAGGGTGAACATCTTCCTGGAGACTTCCGGGTCGTACGATGCGGAGAAGATCGCCTATGCGGTGGAGAAGGTGGGAGCGCATCGGATACTCTTCGGCAGCGACCAGCCGTTCGCGGACCCGGCGGCGATGCTGGCGCTCATAAAGAGCAGCGGCATCAGCGAGGAGTCCATGGCGAAGATCGCCGGGCAGAACGCGCGGAGCGTTTTTGAGGAGATGGGGAACAAGGGTTAG